One window from the genome of Carnobacteriaceae bacterium zg-84 encodes:
- a CDS encoding glucosamine-6-phosphate deaminase yields the protein MNIVIVNSATEGAKKAFTLFEQSFQEKAIVFGLATGSTPIELYQLLRESDLDFSDKISINLDEYIGLSAKDEHSYHYFMREQLFNDKPFKENHIPNGLEHCEEIEISRYENILKQYPIDLQLLGLGTNAHIGFNEPGTSFDTRTHKVALTESTIQANKRFFEKEEDVPTYAYSMGLQSIMDAKKIVLLAFGENKAQAVKDMIEGPVTIDVPASILQKHDDVTIIIDECAASLLKRS from the coding sequence ATGAATATCGTTATTGTAAACTCAGCAACAGAAGGGGCAAAAAAAGCGTTTACTTTATTTGAGCAATCTTTTCAAGAAAAGGCAATTGTTTTTGGGCTTGCGACAGGGTCAACACCAATCGAATTATATCAGTTATTAAGAGAAAGTGATTTAGATTTTTCTGATAAAATTTCGATTAACCTAGATGAATATATCGGTTTATCCGCAAAAGATGAGCATAGTTATCATTATTTTATGAGAGAGCAATTATTCAATGATAAGCCTTTTAAAGAAAACCATATTCCAAATGGACTAGAACACTGCGAAGAAATTGAAATTTCAAGATACGAAAATATTTTGAAACAATATCCAATCGACTTGCAATTACTTGGTTTAGGTACGAATGCACATATTGGGTTTAATGAACCTGGTACATCATTTGATACTCGCACACATAAAGTAGCATTAACGGAGTCAACGATTCAAGCGAATAAACGTTTTTTTGAAAAAGAAGAGGATGTCCCAACATACGCTTATTCAATGGGGTTACAGTCTATCATGGATGCTAAAAAAATTGTATTGCTTGCCTTTGGTGAAAATAAGGCTCAAGCTGTCAAAGATATGATTGAAGGTCCTGTGACGATAGATGTTCCAGCAAGTATTTTACAAAAGCATGATGATGTCACGATTATTATTGACGAATGTGCAGCAAGTTTATTAAAAAGGTCATAA
- a CDS encoding co-chaperone GroES: MLKPLSNRVVLQFEKEEEKKVGSFLLPNSAKPAENMAKVVAVAKDVEDVKVGDMVVFEAFASEKVAHNGEEYIVVKVENLVAIVD; this comes from the coding sequence ATGTTAAAACCATTATCAAATAGAGTTGTTTTACAATTTGAAAAAGAAGAAGAAAAAAAAGTCGGTAGTTTCTTATTACCAAACAGTGCAAAACCTGCGGAAAATATGGCAAAAGTTGTTGCTGTGGCAAAAGATGTAGAGGATGTTAAAGTCGGTGACATGGTCGTGTTTGAAGCATTCGCAAGTGAAAAAGTAGCACATAATGGAGAGGAATACATTGTTGTTAAGGTAGAAAACTTAGTAGCAATCGTAGACTAA
- a CDS encoding CapA family protein produces the protein MRRSRHRKKSHAGIMIGLLSILVCCLLGFAFLFKDIWLKAPATQTQEQPHIESTTIQKTSSVQTARIMANGDILYHDLLYMSALQENGTYDFKQNFKYVKEWLAKADLAIGDFEGTIAPDKELAGYPTFNAPIETADAIKWAGYHVMDLAHNHILDTGIEGIKSTVKAFDERGIDTFGVFAKRSRNEILVKEVNGIKIAILGYAYGFNGIEQTISQKDYDDYLADLNEEKIKRDLEKAEKIADITIVMPQMGIEYALEPTPEQVALYHKMIDWGADIIFGGHPHVIEPSETVVKNGDKKFIIYSMGNFISNQRIETLDNEWTERGLLMDVTIKKENDKTIIDTVQAHPTWVSRTPNGRKSPNGYDLYDYTTYILQDFIQGGKYRDMLDEATQKRIDKAYKEVNEHVNLKWSE, from the coding sequence ATGAGAAGAAGTAGACATCGCAAAAAAAGTCATGCCGGTATCATGATTGGCTTGTTGAGTATCCTTGTATGCTGTCTTTTAGGATTTGCTTTTTTGTTTAAAGATATTTGGTTAAAAGCACCTGCAACACAAACACAAGAGCAGCCACATATAGAGAGCACAACAATACAAAAAACATCATCCGTGCAAACAGCGCGAATTATGGCAAATGGCGATATTTTGTATCATGATTTATTGTATATGAGTGCTTTGCAAGAGAATGGAACATATGATTTTAAACAAAATTTCAAATATGTCAAAGAATGGCTAGCTAAAGCCGATTTAGCTATTGGAGATTTTGAGGGAACCATTGCTCCGGATAAAGAGTTGGCAGGCTACCCAACATTTAATGCACCTATCGAAACAGCGGATGCGATAAAATGGGCGGGGTATCATGTGATGGACTTAGCGCATAATCATATTTTAGATACGGGTATTGAAGGGATTAAATCAACGGTTAAAGCTTTTGATGAAAGAGGAATAGATACATTTGGTGTTTTTGCCAAGAGAAGTCGAAATGAGATTTTAGTCAAAGAAGTGAACGGTATTAAAATAGCGATACTAGGTTATGCGTATGGATTTAATGGCATTGAACAGACGATTTCTCAAAAAGATTATGACGATTATTTAGCTGATTTAAACGAAGAAAAAATAAAACGTGATCTTGAAAAAGCAGAAAAAATAGCAGATATAACGATTGTGATGCCTCAAATGGGTATCGAGTATGCTCTAGAGCCAACACCAGAACAAGTTGCTTTATACCACAAAATGATTGATTGGGGAGCCGACATTATCTTTGGTGGGCATCCTCATGTGATTGAACCGAGTGAAACGGTTGTGAAAAATGGGGATAAAAAATTTATTATTTATTCAATGGGTAATTTTATTTCCAATCAGCGTATCGAAACACTGGACAATGAATGGACAGAACGAGGATTGTTAATGGATGTGACAATCAAAAAGGAAAATGACAAAACAATTATCGATACCGTACAGGCACATCCAACGTGGGTAAGTCGCACACCAAATGGTAGAAAATCTCCGAATGGATATGATTTGTACGACTACACGACCTATATTTTACAAGATTTTATCCAAGGTGGAAAATATAGAGATATGCTCGATGAAGCAACACAAAAAAGAATTGATAAAGCATACAAAGAAGTCAATGAACATGTCAATTTAAAATGGAGTGAGTAA
- the recJ gene encoding single-stranded-DNA-specific exonuclease RecJ gives MAKKSVYEWVQKEQPEEQDIKAFQEETGCDRSFAILCLQRGVHSKIQLEQFQNPTLDQLHDPYLMHDMEKAVNRIKEAIEKNEKILIYGDYDADGITSTTILSEAIDMLGGNVHFYLPNRATDGYGPNVDVYKYMIDVDHVELIVTCDNGVAGHEAIDLAMKKGVDVIVTDHHELPEALPNAYAIVHPRHPKGSYPFGDLSGAGVAFKVACALLEELPMELLDIASIGTVADVVSLVDENRVIVSHGLRMLKQTQRVGLLKLLSKAGVDTEKATTDTIGFTIGPRLNAIGRLDDATPGVDLLMTFDEDEADALVDLIEQKNNERKAVVDAISNEVMASLPNPLPNLILLANEHWQAGVLGIVASQVVEKTGKPTILLQKNIETGLAKGSGRSVSSVNLYDVLSSVKEEFVAFGGHEMAAGMTVAIDKIDILQQRLQEFVPSETKRFLTYDTVLDAKTCTIELLHAIDTLAPFGTGNERPIICVKHTMLSQMKAIGTKKQHLKGQADQMDIVQFNAIQDIPYLKDNVVASLVGQLNLNEWNGLERVQFRVMDSCINGTQFFDYRGTKMTEKDMMIDNAVYLFFDKKYYDYFKEKLIDTSTAVYYEEDVPNTVENLVLFDCPPNEDIFKNVLQNIAADNVYVMAHTRKSAYLIGLPTREQFGVLYKYIHKKQEFVIRDMLDTLVKQLNIKKDVLIFMIQVFSEVKFVTIKDGVLIFNPQHEKCVLEETEVFKAYKEKMWIEQALIYTQFSQVIDGIKGYLGKGEAR, from the coding sequence TTGGCAAAAAAATCAGTATATGAATGGGTTCAAAAAGAGCAACCAGAAGAACAAGATATTAAAGCCTTTCAAGAAGAAACAGGCTGTGATAGAAGTTTTGCCATACTATGTTTGCAACGAGGTGTTCACTCAAAAATACAATTAGAACAATTCCAAAATCCTACATTAGACCAGCTACATGATCCATATTTAATGCACGATATGGAAAAAGCGGTTAATCGTATTAAAGAAGCCATTGAAAAAAATGAAAAAATATTGATTTATGGTGATTATGATGCGGATGGGATAACGAGTACGACGATTTTATCTGAAGCGATTGATATGCTAGGTGGTAATGTTCATTTTTACTTGCCAAATCGAGCAACTGACGGATATGGACCAAATGTAGATGTGTATAAATATATGATTGATGTTGACCATGTAGAGCTGATTGTTACATGTGACAATGGTGTTGCTGGGCATGAAGCGATTGATTTAGCGATGAAAAAAGGTGTTGATGTCATTGTGACAGATCATCACGAACTACCCGAAGCGTTACCCAATGCATACGCTATTGTACATCCAAGGCACCCTAAAGGGAGTTATCCATTTGGTGATTTATCCGGAGCAGGCGTTGCCTTCAAAGTGGCATGTGCTCTTTTGGAAGAACTTCCAATGGAATTATTGGACATTGCATCTATTGGTACAGTGGCTGATGTTGTGAGTTTGGTGGACGAGAATCGGGTTATTGTATCGCACGGGTTACGAATGCTTAAACAAACACAGCGTGTCGGTTTATTGAAACTGCTCTCAAAAGCAGGCGTTGATACTGAAAAGGCAACGACTGATACAATAGGCTTTACGATAGGGCCACGCTTAAATGCAATTGGTAGGTTAGATGATGCAACACCGGGTGTTGATTTGCTTATGACTTTTGATGAAGATGAAGCAGATGCGTTGGTTGACTTGATTGAACAAAAAAACAATGAGCGAAAAGCCGTTGTTGATGCCATTTCTAATGAAGTGATGGCGTCTTTACCGAATCCGTTGCCAAACCTTATTTTATTAGCTAATGAACATTGGCAAGCAGGTGTTTTAGGCATTGTTGCCAGTCAAGTTGTTGAAAAAACAGGAAAACCAACCATTTTATTACAAAAAAATATAGAAACGGGATTGGCTAAAGGTTCTGGAAGAAGTGTTTCTTCTGTGAATTTGTACGATGTATTATCGAGTGTGAAAGAAGAATTTGTTGCATTTGGTGGGCATGAAATGGCAGCGGGGATGACTGTTGCTATTGATAAAATTGACATCTTACAACAACGTTTACAAGAATTTGTCCCGAGCGAAACAAAGCGATTTTTAACATACGATACCGTTTTAGATGCAAAAACATGTACTATTGAATTGCTTCATGCGATTGATACACTAGCACCTTTTGGTACTGGAAATGAACGACCAATTATTTGTGTGAAACACACGATGCTCTCTCAAATGAAAGCAATCGGTACAAAAAAACAGCATTTAAAAGGACAAGCAGATCAAATGGATATTGTTCAATTCAATGCGATTCAAGATATTCCTTATTTAAAAGATAATGTCGTAGCCAGTCTTGTTGGACAGTTAAATTTAAATGAATGGAATGGACTCGAGCGAGTGCAATTTCGTGTCATGGATAGTTGTATTAACGGTACACAATTTTTTGACTACCGTGGAACAAAAATGACAGAAAAAGATATGATGATAGACAATGCTGTCTATTTATTCTTTGACAAAAAATATTATGATTACTTTAAAGAAAAACTGATAGATACTAGTACAGCCGTTTATTATGAAGAAGATGTACCCAATACCGTTGAAAACTTAGTTTTATTTGATTGTCCGCCCAATGAAGACATATTCAAAAATGTTTTGCAAAATATAGCAGCGGATAATGTATATGTTATGGCACACACGCGAAAAAGTGCCTATTTAATAGGATTACCAACACGTGAACAATTTGGCGTGCTTTATAAATACATTCATAAAAAACAAGAATTTGTGATTAGAGATATGTTAGATACGCTTGTAAAACAATTAAATATTAAAAAAGATGTATTGATTTTCATGATACAGGTGTTTTCTGAGGTAAAATTTGTTACAATAAAAGACGGTGTTTTAATATTCAATCCACAACATGAGAAATGTGTATTAGAAGAAACCGAAGTATTTAAAGCATATAAAGAAAAAATGTGGATTGAGCAAGCTCTAATTTACACACAATTTTCTCAAGTGATAGATGGTATCAAAGGGTATCTAGGAAAAGGAGAGGCAAGATGA
- the typA gene encoding translational GTPase TypA — translation MTLRNDIRNVAIIAHVDHGKTTLVNELLKQSHTLDARLNLEDRAMDSNDIERERGITILAKNTAVQYHDTRINIMDTPGHADFGGEVERIMKMVDGVLLVVDAYEGTMPQTRFVLKKALEQKLTPIVVVNKIDRDAARPEEVVDEVLELFIELGADDDQLEFPVVYASAINGTSSLSDNPAEQEQTMDYIFDTIINHIPAPVDNSDEPLQFQVSLLDYNDYVGRIGIGRVFRGTIKVGDAVSVLKLDGSAKQFRVTKLFGFFGLSRVEIQEAKAGDLIAVSGMEDIFVGETVTPIDAQEALPILRIDEPTLQMTFLTNNSPFAGREGKFVTSRKIEERLMSELHTDVSLRVDQTDSPDAWVVSGRGELHLSILIENMRREGYELQVSRPEVIIREIDGVRCEPYERVQIDTPEEYMGSIIESLSSRKGEMQEMVHTGNGQIRLIFLVPARGLIGYSTEFLSMTRGYGIINHTFDQYLPEIKAKIGGRHNGALVSTETGKATTYGIMGVEDRGTIFIEPGTEVYEGMIVGENSRENDLAVNITRAKQMTNIRSATKDQTAVIKRPRVLSLEESIEFMSDDEYCEITPENIRLRKQILDKGERDRVAKRKKKAEEMN, via the coding sequence ATGACATTAAGAAACGATATTAGAAACGTTGCGATTATCGCACACGTTGACCACGGAAAAACGACACTTGTAAATGAATTATTGAAACAATCTCATACATTAGACGCACGCTTAAACTTAGAAGATCGCGCAATGGACTCAAATGATATTGAAAGAGAACGTGGAATTACGATTTTAGCTAAAAATACAGCTGTACAATATCATGACACACGTATTAACATTATGGATACACCTGGACACGCCGACTTTGGTGGAGAAGTAGAACGTATTATGAAAATGGTTGACGGTGTATTATTAGTAGTGGATGCATACGAAGGAACAATGCCTCAAACACGTTTCGTATTAAAAAAAGCATTAGAACAAAAATTAACACCAATCGTTGTTGTGAACAAAATTGATAGAGATGCTGCCAGACCCGAAGAAGTCGTTGATGAAGTATTAGAATTATTTATCGAATTAGGTGCTGACGATGACCAATTAGAATTTCCAGTCGTGTATGCTTCAGCAATTAACGGGACCTCTAGTTTATCAGATAATCCAGCTGAGCAAGAACAAACAATGGACTATATTTTTGATACGATTATCAATCATATTCCTGCTCCAGTGGATAATAGCGATGAGCCACTACAATTCCAAGTGTCATTATTAGATTACAATGACTATGTTGGACGTATTGGAATTGGACGTGTGTTTAGAGGAACGATTAAAGTGGGAGATGCTGTATCTGTTTTGAAATTAGATGGGTCAGCTAAACAATTTCGTGTCACAAAATTATTTGGTTTCTTTGGACTAAGTCGTGTCGAAATTCAAGAAGCAAAAGCAGGAGATTTAATCGCCGTAAGTGGTATGGAAGATATTTTCGTTGGAGAAACAGTGACGCCGATTGATGCACAAGAAGCATTACCAATTTTACGAATTGACGAACCAACGCTACAAATGACTTTCTTAACGAATAATTCTCCATTTGCAGGACGTGAAGGAAAATTTGTCACTTCTCGTAAAATCGAAGAACGCTTAATGTCAGAATTACATACAGATGTTTCTTTACGTGTCGATCAAACAGATTCCCCAGATGCGTGGGTTGTATCCGGACGTGGAGAACTACATTTATCTATTTTAATTGAAAACATGCGTCGTGAAGGATATGAATTACAAGTATCTCGTCCAGAAGTGATTATTCGTGAAATTGACGGTGTGCGTTGTGAACCGTATGAACGCGTACAAATTGATACGCCCGAAGAATACATGGGTTCTATCATTGAATCATTAAGCTCTCGAAAAGGCGAAATGCAAGAAATGGTACACACAGGAAATGGACAAATTCGCTTAATATTCTTAGTACCTGCTCGTGGGTTGATTGGGTACTCAACAGAATTTTTATCTATGACAAGAGGATATGGTATTATTAACCACACATTTGATCAATACTTACCAGAAATTAAAGCAAAAATCGGTGGACGTCATAATGGAGCGTTAGTATCTACAGAAACGGGTAAAGCAACGACTTATGGTATTATGGGTGTTGAAGATAGAGGAACAATCTTTATTGAACCAGGAACAGAAGTTTATGAAGGTATGATTGTTGGAGAGAATTCTCGTGAAAATGACTTAGCAGTTAATATTACACGTGCAAAACAAATGACGAATATTCGTTCAGCAACGAAAGACCAAACGGCTGTTATTAAACGTCCACGTGTGTTATCTCTGGAAGAATCTATCGAATTTATGAGTGATGATGAATATTGTGAAATTACACCAGAAAATATTCGCTTACGTAAACAAATTTTAGATAAAGGCGAACGTGACCGTGTTGCGAAACGCAAGAAAAAAGCTGAAGAAATGAATTAG
- the rplT gene encoding 50S ribosomal protein L20 has protein sequence MPRVKGGTVTRRRRKRILKLAKGYYGAKHLLFKTAKEQVMKSYSYAYRDRRQKKRDFRKLWITRINAAARLNGLSYSVFMNGLKVAGIEVNRKMLADLAVNDPAGFTALAEEAKKALNK, from the coding sequence ATGCCACGTGTAAAAGGTGGAACAGTGACGCGCAGACGTCGTAAAAGAATTTTAAAATTAGCAAAAGGTTACTATGGAGCAAAACACTTGTTATTCAAAACAGCTAAAGAACAAGTGATGAAATCTTATTCTTATGCTTATAGAGATCGTCGTCAGAAAAAACGTGATTTCCGTAAATTATGGATTACACGTATCAATGCAGCTGCTCGTTTAAATGGATTAAGTTATAGCGTATTTATGAACGGCTTAAAAGTTGCAGGTATCGAAGTGAACCGCAAAATGTTAGCTGACTTAGCTGTAAATGACCCAGCAGGATTTACGGCTTTAGCAGAAGAAGCAAAAAAAGCATTAAATAAATAA
- the infC gene encoding translation initiation factor IF-3, with the protein MEIAKDMMVNDGIRAKELRVIDGQGEQLGVMTRTQALKLAEDANLDLVLVSPNAVPPVARVMDYGKYRFEQQKREREARKNQKVVTIKEVRLSPTIDENDFQTKLRSGRKFLEKGDKVKVSIRFKGRAITHKEIGQRVLEKYAEETADIAAIESRPKMDGRSMFLMLAPK; encoded by the coding sequence ATTGAAATAGCAAAGGATATGATGGTAAATGACGGCATTCGTGCTAAAGAATTACGTGTGATTGATGGACAAGGTGAACAACTAGGCGTTATGACACGTACACAAGCGTTGAAGCTGGCAGAGGATGCAAACTTAGATTTAGTGCTAGTTTCTCCAAATGCGGTGCCACCAGTAGCTCGTGTAATGGACTACGGGAAATACCGTTTTGAACAGCAAAAACGTGAGCGTGAAGCACGTAAAAACCAGAAAGTTGTCACAATTAAAGAAGTGCGTTTAAGTCCAACAATTGATGAGAACGACTTCCAAACAAAACTGCGTAGTGGACGTAAGTTCTTAGAAAAAGGAGATAAAGTAAAAGTATCTATCCGATTCAAAGGACGTGCGATTACACACAAAGAAATAGGACAACGTGTATTGGAAAAATATGCTGAAGAAACAGCCGATATTGCAGCGATTGAATCACGTCCGAAAATGGATGGACGCAGCATGTTTTTAATGCTAGCGCCAAAATAA
- the rpmI gene encoding 50S ribosomal protein L35: protein MPKQKTHRGSAKRFKRTGNGGLKRSHSERSHRFHGKSKKQRRQHRKATMVSNSDMRRIRKQLAQLR, encoded by the coding sequence ATGCCAAAACAAAAAACACACCGCGGATCAGCAAAACGTTTTAAAAGAACTGGTAACGGAGGTTTGAAACGTTCTCATTCAGAAAGAAGCCACCGCTTCCACGGTAAATCTAAAAAACAAAGACGTCAACACCGCAAAGCAACAATGGTAAGCAACAGCGATATGAGACGTATCAGAAAACAATTAGCACAACTTCGCTAA
- a CDS encoding adenine phosphoribosyltransferase yields the protein MKLENYIATVPNFPKEGIIFRDISPLMENGEAYRYVTKEIAAYAKEKEVDIIVGPEARGFIIGCPVANELGVGFAPVRKKGKLPRETAEVTYGLEYGQDTLQIHKDAIKPGQRVLICDDLLATGGTIAATIKLVESLGGIVVGTAFIIELLDLNGREKIKNYDIKVFLKY from the coding sequence ATGAAGTTAGAAAATTATATTGCAACAGTACCAAACTTTCCAAAAGAGGGGATTATTTTCCGTGATATTTCTCCACTAATGGAAAATGGAGAGGCATATCGCTATGTTACAAAAGAAATTGCGGCGTATGCCAAAGAAAAAGAAGTTGATATTATTGTTGGGCCAGAAGCAAGAGGGTTTATTATTGGTTGTCCTGTTGCCAATGAATTAGGCGTTGGTTTTGCACCGGTCCGTAAAAAAGGAAAACTACCTCGTGAAACAGCAGAAGTGACGTACGGTTTAGAATATGGACAAGATACATTACAAATTCACAAAGATGCCATTAAACCGGGGCAACGTGTACTTATCTGTGATGATTTATTAGCTACGGGTGGTACAATCGCAGCTACGATTAAATTAGTTGAATCATTAGGTGGTATAGTTGTCGGTACAGCGTTTATTATCGAGTTATTAGATTTAAATGGACGTGAAAAAATTAAAAACTACGACATTAAAGTGTTTTTAAAATATTAA
- the groL gene encoding chaperonin GroEL (60 kDa chaperone family; promotes refolding of misfolded polypeptides especially under stressful conditions; forms two stacked rings of heptamers to form a barrel-shaped 14mer; ends can be capped by GroES; misfolded proteins enter the barrel where they are refolded when GroES binds), producing MAKDIKFSEDARASMMRGVDILANTVKVTLGPKGRNVVLEKQFGSPLITNDGVTIAKDIELSDHFENMGAKLVAEVASKTNDIAGDGTTTATVLTQAIVREGLKNVTAGANPVGIRRGIELATKKAVEALHAISVPVESKESIAQVAAISSGDYEIGALLAEAMERVGKDGVITIEESKGLDTELDVVEGMQFDRGYLSQYMVTDTDKMESVLENPYVLITDKKISNIQEVLPVLEQIVQQGRPLLIIADDVDGEALPTLVLNKIRGTFNVVAVKAPAFGDRRKAMLEDIAILTGGTVITQELGLELKDMTMAELGSAGKIVVTKDYTTIVEGSGSKEAIEQRIRLIRAHIEESTSEFDREKMQERLAKLSGGVAVVRVGAATETELKERKLRIEDALNATRAAVEEGIVPGGGAALVTVQKQVASIEETGDVATGVRIVVRALEEPLRQIAENAGLEGSVIVSQLKEKEVGIGYNAATDEWVNMIEEGIVDPTKVTRSALQNAASVAALLLTTEAVIADKEGEGGMPAHPMGGAPGMGMM from the coding sequence ATGGCAAAAGATATTAAATTTTCAGAAGATGCACGCGCAAGTATGATGCGTGGTGTTGATATTTTAGCGAACACTGTAAAAGTAACCTTAGGACCAAAAGGTAGAAATGTTGTTTTAGAAAAACAATTTGGTTCTCCGCTTATTACAAATGATGGTGTAACCATTGCAAAAGATATTGAATTATCAGACCACTTTGAAAACATGGGTGCAAAATTAGTAGCCGAAGTTGCTTCAAAAACAAATGATATTGCCGGAGATGGTACAACAACAGCAACTGTTTTAACACAAGCGATTGTACGTGAAGGGTTAAAAAATGTGACTGCTGGTGCAAATCCAGTCGGTATTCGTCGTGGTATCGAATTGGCAACGAAAAAAGCCGTGGAAGCATTACATGCTATTTCTGTACCGGTTGAATCTAAAGAGTCTATTGCACAAGTTGCAGCGATTTCTTCAGGTGATTATGAAATTGGTGCTTTATTGGCAGAAGCAATGGAACGTGTTGGAAAAGACGGCGTTATTACAATCGAAGAATCAAAAGGCTTGGATACAGAGTTAGACGTTGTAGAGGGTATGCAATTTGATCGTGGATACTTGTCACAATATATGGTAACAGATACAGATAAAATGGAATCTGTTTTAGAAAATCCTTATGTATTAATCACAGATAAAAAAATCTCAAATATTCAAGAAGTATTACCGGTTTTAGAACAAATCGTGCAACAAGGACGTCCATTATTGATTATTGCTGATGATGTAGACGGTGAAGCATTACCGACATTAGTTTTAAATAAAATTCGTGGGACATTCAATGTTGTTGCTGTAAAGGCACCAGCCTTTGGTGACCGCCGTAAAGCGATGTTAGAAGACATTGCCATTTTAACGGGTGGGACAGTGATTACACAAGAATTAGGTTTAGAATTAAAAGACATGACAATGGCTGAATTGGGATCAGCAGGTAAAATCGTTGTCACAAAAGATTACACAACAATTGTTGAAGGGTCTGGTTCAAAAGAAGCGATTGAACAACGTATTCGTTTAATCCGTGCTCATATTGAAGAATCTACATCAGAGTTTGACCGTGAAAAAATGCAAGAACGTTTAGCAAAATTATCTGGTGGTGTTGCGGTTGTTCGTGTCGGTGCTGCTACAGAAACAGAATTAAAAGAACGTAAATTACGTATCGAAGATGCCTTAAACGCAACACGTGCTGCTGTTGAAGAAGGTATCGTTCCTGGTGGGGGTGCAGCACTTGTGACAGTTCAAAAACAAGTGGCTTCTATTGAAGAAACAGGTGACGTTGCAACAGGTGTGCGTATTGTTGTTCGTGCATTAGAAGAACCATTACGTCAAATCGCTGAAAATGCAGGATTAGAGGGCTCTGTTATTGTTTCTCAATTAAAAGAAAAAGAAGTAGGTATTGGATACAATGCTGCAACAGACGAATGGGTAAACATGATTGAAGAAGGTATCGTTGACCCAACGAAAGTAACTCGTTCAGCATTACAAAATGCCGCAAGTGTTGCTGCATTATTATTGACGACAGAAGCTGTTATCGCTGATAAAGAGGGTGAAGGCGGTATGCCAGCACATCCAATGGGTGGCGCTCCAGGCATGGGTATGATGTAA